Sequence from the Megalobrama amblycephala isolate DHTTF-2021 unplaced genomic scaffold, ASM1881202v1 scaffold399, whole genome shotgun sequence genome:
TCAAAATGTTGACTTTGGTTTGATGTTGGTTTGTGTGCTTTATGACTCACTGTCAGTTGTCTGTTAGTAACAACTGCTAAATTTCAAATCaataaaagtaatattaaaactaTGTGGGTAATTTTATATCAACAGAATCAGGTTTTCTATGTCAGCATCAGAAGGTAGTTAATATTACATGCAGTCTTCCCTAAATTACACACCCACAAAGAATAACTAAACATTGCCTGCATGGGCAAATATTGTGTGGCATGAAGCGTATAGGGTCTCACCACTGTCATTATAGTAAATGCCTACATCTTATGGAAAgctgttttaacatttaatccTTAAAGGGGTTGttcattatttcacttttttaactttagttagcaGTTCCTAAATCACCATCAGGACTTCAAATATGGCATCAAAGTTCAAAaatcatccatcatccatttgTTCCATCTGCAAATGACCCACAGGTCAATACCAtagatatatttcaaaatgcagAGAATCAATGGACATATTCATAACCCATGTCAAAGGTCAATCACCATTTCATTTCCATAACCATTCCATATTGTAATAaatcaaaactttattttagctTCTTTAAGGTAGGCAGTGGTTACATAAATTTGCAGAACTGTACAATTAGCATTTCCTCAAAAAGACTCAATAAGAATACCACACGGGATTCTTTTACAAAGCATCGTGGGTTTTGTGCTTTTCCATCCATgtacaaataatacaaaaatagttttataaagaaaaacagaaacacaTAAACATATGTTTATCTACAAAATTAATTTCAAGCATAAGCCCTCAGATCAAAAGGTTTAAGCATTTTTGAATGGCTTGTATGTATATAAAAACGTATGATATGTACTGTACATATATGGGATGAACCATCAATGAAATCATTGCAGTCTTAGTCAAGCAGACTCTCTTTTCATTTACACACGTTCAGAAGGTCAAACACAACTCATAATGCCATCGTTTACTGTACACGTGTCAGATATAGGCAACCAAGTCCCAGACAGAGCTGTGAATCTAGATTCAATTCACGATTCATAGGTTTTCaagaattatttttttgcaaGTTCAGAACAATTTGATTTAAGACAATTCACAATTAAATTAGATGAGATTTGATTAATGATTTGATTCTGAATTCTTTAAGTGCATTCACAGGAttatttaaagggattgttAATAGTTTGACCgagagaaaaataaaactacTTTAGCAGTAGTGGCCACGAGTAGCCTGAGGAGAGATCACACATTGGCTGCTCAGTCAGTGAGAGCTATATGAACGGAGCGCAATCCTGTGacagcatgcattgcggcataaataaaataatatgctACTGAAttgtcttattttctttttttcttgtttttattttgctttttttttttttttttcttgttttgtgatATTCAGAGTTGATCTTTTTATCTAAATctgttgattgtcaccattgttgagattcatgaTGTCTAAAGTTGTATAAACATTTTTgttcaaattaattttaacaCTGTTATCTCTTAACCTGCATCATGGACAATAACCTAAAACTAACTGTGGTGGTGTGGCCAAGAACAAACTGGACAGGTATTGGGCAAAAATGAGCAGGGTTTATTTGTTCCAACAAAAAGAATAAACTTAACAGGGAAGTTGAAAATCatttccaaaataaacaaagcaaAGTAAAGTAACTCTCCcctgtaaacaaaataacaaaaactactgaGATCAACTGGCCATGATGTTACTGTGGCTAGACAACCCTGACTAACTTCTGCTCATCTGGTCATTGCTATAAATACCCCTTTAGCACATACCAACCCAAGTAAAGGTACATATCAAATAATAACTTTACCAAATAAActcaaacaaaataacaaaaatcacAGAATATATGCCATCATACAATCATTTACCTAAAATACTCAACCCAACAAACAGATTGAATGACATAACAAAATAACATAACACCAAAGATCCCCTCTAACCCAAAACATTATGGTACAGTCCAACTTCCTCTGGCACAGCACAAATTAGGAGATTGAAGCACCACCTCTCCCTTTGTCTGCTTCCACATGGAATGAGGCCATCACTGCTCGAGCAATCTTGGACTgctgttaacttgtaaagaggGGATTCAAATAAAAGTAGCAAAccatattaaattaaacattaattcaaACACAATGGTAAGGCTAATCACGTGAGGTGGGATATGCACCCATCACACTAACAATTCCTATAAATGGAGATTAAACTCTGAGTAAGATCAGGGGGGTATTTCAGAAAGCAAGGTTAACTTACTATCACATATAGGCTACCCTGAACTCTCAGTTGATTAacccaaagattttttttttattttttttttatttaataagtaatatttattcactgagaataataattatttaatacgATACATGTGTTATTATAGAAATGATAGCAGAGAAAATGTCTTGgtatccatgggtttcatgtgacgtcactgtattctatcgccgccatatttgtgtccggtcacagctgcgcgctctgtttaagtctatggtgacagcagctacaactagcagaggaaggccaacgaaacactctcagaaggtccacaacaaatttacaatatgtctgggatatgtggtgctgttagccgtttcaacagtcgtcagaactgcaaatttatttgatcccaaaggagttagatcggcagaattattggcttcattcagaaaggaccataccactggcagccaaacagcaatgcacaacattaataactgctgggactgtcatttacataagattataattgtatacaatattgtattaaaatattgtgaattctagttgctgtgtttcggcgtgttattacaggatgaacaaattcacgacacgagctgactacattacttagttcaagtacatgtgtgcgtgattttgtgcaaatataagttgtaattttatgtctatcttgtataaatatatatgaattgcCCTATATAGGATGCGTtcctttgagttaattaacttaaaGCGCTTCATTTTACGGATGTTCATTCAgcgcgcgcagctcaaataatactatcaaaatgagatgacttgagaaaaaaatctgttattgttcgtgatccttattaatcaaaccatgtgttgctgaatataatacaagaacaatataagagctagttattaaaaataacgtatcattttttttttttaaaatatgaaaattttaatattactgtaaacattttaatgacataatcattgctgtttgagctgcgcacgctgaagctgaagagaataaaaGCCAGGGTTGCCAACTTTGGGACTTTGGCTGGAGTGAGACTTTGTAAAAAATTCAGTTTGCGCGTGTGCGCGGAGAAAATGTTTGGTAAccctaattttaaaaatcaatgtcagtCCATGTTTACTTAGTATCACTGGggtgaaataatttattttatttttcgtCAGTTTTGTTACCTgacaggggcggagccagacattgtaaacattaggggcttagcccaaatctatatttgtccaaagacaTTTCAATTTTCTATTAATAGCTTTaatgacatgaaaggagcttttgttgtcgtatgaaaatgtacattatttgacactgtaatttgtaaaactttgttggatgtacctccgctaggggggtccgggggcatgcccccccggaagaaaattttgtacattttaaggttaaatgcatcagtctggtgcactctggaaactcaaaattaagagcttcaacccatgtacagtgtgcaaattgaagaaagaaacagcattgacttgtacctggacattaaaaagggttcaaacattttttttacaatacttttgtactcatttctttttaaaagatatccttgagcttttattttgatcaccagctgatcgcgTGCGCAAATGCgctcacttctctttaaaacacgcagcacagacagactgtatatatacttaatcactgtcttttgctgttttataaaggcacaaagccatatcacagtttcgattttagttcgttggcaaacgtagtatgttttaaattttcagttcattatgaaacggtggcggcagcagagggtcattaatggaaaacactgaatgaatgtatagctgataaatGTGCTAAAATTGTCATATCGGTTGTTATATAACAAAACGTAAATAACTTACTCGGTTActtacgtaacctcggttccctgagagatAAGGGAACGAGTATTGCGTTGCAAACGCTATGAGAAAACTCCTTTTCTCGAGAAAATAACGGCCATGGTGTGTAAAGCAGAAGCAGCCTGGCTAGCATCGGAGTGTGCACGATCCGGGAGTGCTGAAGATGTTCTGTGCTTGACGCTTTGGCCGCTCTGTATATTGAGTGCGCGCGCGCGGCAGGGGCTCTCTCTCACTTCTCACACGCAACTGACGTATCAGGTGCAAGGTTTTCAGCCAATCAACGATCAGAGAATACTGCAGTGAGAACGTTGTAGGGAGATGTAACAGCTGTGGGCCTCCTCTCCTGTCATTAATACGCTGTGGTCTAGGCTACTCATCAACAGAAAGTAACGGATTGAGAGGGGAGAAGAATGGATTTTGGCGTGACATTTCTTGCGTGTGCGTGAGAGCGTGAGATTGATGCTGAAAGCGTGAGTGTCACGCCAGATGCGTGAGAGTTGGCAACCCTGTAAAAACCCGTAaacaaagttaattaactcaacggaacaAATCCTATATAaggtatatatttatacaagatagacataaaattacaacttatatttgcacaaaatcatgcacgcatgtacttgaactaagtaatgtagtcagctcgtgtcgtgaatttgttcatcctgtaataacacgccgaaacacagcaactagaattcacaatattttaatacaatattgtatacaattataatcttatgtaaatgacagtcccagcagttattaatgttgtgcattgctgtttggctgccagtggtatggtcctttctgaatgaaaccaataattctgccgatctaactcctttgggatcaaataaatttgcagttctgacgactgttgaaacggctaacagcaccacatatcccagacatattgtaaatttgttgtgaaccttctgcgagtgttttgttggccttcctctggtagttgtagctgctgtcaccatagacttaaacagagcgcgcagctctgaccggacacaaatatggcggcgggcatagcggaagtgacgtctttgaaacccatggatagaccttatgtagccccgcccctttttagcgctgcgctcgttgtcttttgacttccggtttgtatttccactgCGATCTTacatatttatgaatgaactgttcattttaaaatcttcccggtctacatttgttaagacatctgctttaaacgtGTGTATGCAGTCATCCGAAATGCGTTCATGGAGAGCCGCGTCACAGCGCGCaaattctctttcaagtcttgcaccTAAATGGACAAATTCACAAATGCCCATTTTAGCGATTATCCTAACAAACATAGTAGGTTATGTCATAAGAGAAAAATGAGACAGACAACGCATGTGTATCAGTCTCAGTGTACTAGATCTTtgaattatgtcttaaagggacagcagtctaatattcctgatttgtgtgtgtgatgataATCAAAAGACGAATAAatcactcttgactgaatagcttttgtaacttaatgtttcatctttatttaattattcaaattagttcttatgcagttattttataattgatTACTTTGTTCAATTTCTGTATCTGAAAATCACACTTCAATCTAATATATAGgcaatgatgaaaaaaaaatggatgtgttaaacaagataaatggtgtatgcttaatttcacgaTAAATGCGAttatcatgaataaaaaaagaatctATTGACAGCCCTTGCTGCAAACAAAACTCAATAAATCATCATTATCTAAACCTCTGTTCTATGAAACTTTGTACacgtctgacagaaataaagttaaTCTGGTTAGTAATGATCCTCTGCTGGGATATTCagagatttattgtcttctCTTTTCTACAACTGATTTCAGGATGTGTGGCTTTTTTAATCAGTTGTGCAAGCATGATTTTGAACCAACGTCACATTGtaacattgattcaatggcattaaatttcaacatttatcaACACTAATTGCAGGTGCAAAAGTGATGTTGATTCAGTGTGGTTAATGGCTTATTGTGATGTCTAGTACAATAGTTGTTTTCCCTTGGTTTCCTGTCCACGTCCCTGTATTTCTACAGTCTGTCAGTTcagtttttttccttttgtttccTGTCCACGTCCCTGTCTTTCTACAGTCTGtcagttcagtttttttttcagtaaatctCAGTCCAGATATTTCCTCAATTACTTGAATGGGCACCTGGTAtccttttaatttctttaatttttttgcatatttgtccTTTGCGTTAGTTTGTTTTTTGCTGTCTTTTGATTCTTCTTGGTATTCTGATTCATCATTGGGCATCAGATAGCATTCCGGCTCTTCTACTCTCCCTTTTTCATTCTCCACAATTATCACCTTAAAGTAGTGAGTTGGCACTACTTTATCAAATTTCACCTTATATTTTGAACTTTCAGTTAGGAAAAGTGGTCCAGAGTACACATGGACATTCCTGACTGAATCTTTCAGTCTTTTATTTCGACACTCTTTCTCCAGCATTTTCCACAAGCCCTTGTTTAAAATCTTCACCTGTGGCGTCATGTTGCTCAAATAAAAAGTGTCCTTATAGGCTTCTTGACACCACTTGTGATTGGCAGCTGCAGCAAGATGACCTTTTTCACAGTTCATCACAGATGTATTGCTTCTAACTGGATAGTCTGGTTCATCACCCTTAATAAATccttgtttctttaaaaaaggtAAAGTGTGAATGTTCAATATTTCATACACCCATAAagcattatttgtttttttgtcgaATGACATGACATAAGATTTTCTCTTCCTTATGTCTATTTCAGTTCTTTCATCAGTGTCTTTTTTTATCTTTGAAGGTAATCCATCTATTAATTTATAGTTAGAGTCATCATCATCACAAGACATTGAGATTGAATAACTGTCAAACATTTGTGTGAATGGGATAAATATGCAGGTGGTGGATTTATCTTTTTTATCAGTCCCGGACTGGCCTTTGGAATTGGCAAGAGAATTTattctcttcctctttatgtCTGGAGATGGTTTTGCAATCTTCTCGACATCATCTGTCAAACACTTTCTTTTTGAACGCTTATCTCCCTCAGCAGCTTCCCCTGTCTCCAGCACATCATTGCTTCGAAATGATCTGTCTTCTGAGTTTTCTTTCACTCTTGGTGCTTTGCCATGAACTAGATTAATATTTGTTGACCGAAGAACATTTTCACAGCTTACATTCTCTTCATCATGCACATCTATTACACACAACTCAAACTTTTCAAGTAAAGTTTGCTGCTCACAGTTGTTAACTGAATCATCCTCGTTCTCATTCACCGATTCAGAATCACTGGTTTCACTATcgtttgaatttacctcaggaTCTTCGTCTGTGCTAGACGTTATAGACTGATTTTCTGATGCAACACCGGATTCCTCCTGTGCTGCGTTTTGTTTACACTCATCACAAATGAATTGTTTTAACACCTgcagcaatatcacacaagccCAGTGTTTTCTTCTGCTTGATTTCATATccattctttgtgtttttcCCCAAGCTCGTTTGATATCATCAGCTGGCCAGCAATTATGTCCATGCTCATTTTTAACATCGTATTTCTTTTCAATCTTTGTTTTAGTCTCAGGTATTTGCTCAAACTCAttaaaatacaacaacaaatcCTTAGCTACATGATCTAAAGTGACATCAGGTGGGTTTTTACCCCCTTTCTCAAGAGTggttttgccatttccagatgaTTTAAAAGCCCATTGGAAGCAGTTTAAACTCATGATGAAACAGAGCAACTTAGGAACAAAGTTATGGATTAATTCACCCTTCCCTCAATGTGGTATTACTTCTTCAAGGTCTTTATCCACGGATCCTCTCTTCTTCCTGGCTAAAGTAATGTCTACACTTctgtattaaaaataaacctttGTGTCAAAATTGTGCATAATTCAGGATTTCAGTTCATTAGAGACAGAAAGATATACTCACATTAACAGGTTGTGATCATCTGCTGCTCTGATTGATGTCAGATCTGTTCAACACTGCACAAAACAAAGCAATTATTTTATGTActgttattttgtattaaaacagaacaatttaaaaaaattaagaccATTGTCTCAGTGAAGGAACAACATTTACTGAGACTTACAATACATCCATCTCTTAAAATCCATTAAAGGGGAACTTATTCTAGAAGATTAAGAAGTTAAAATTTCATAACATCCTGCTGAAATGCCTATGAATGATTTACCAACAGTGTGTAAATGCTCTTTCTCAGTGTACGGTATGTGAAACAAAACATAGTGTGGGTTTTACATCTAGAAATCAGCCTCAAAAAAAGAGGCGATAAAGATAATGGTTCTAAGCACAcatattttatgtcataatttctaaTAAACTGTTGAgacatgaatatttttttttttttttttcgagaaTAGAAAAGTTTTGgtaaaatgttaacattttacttaaagtccttatatatatatatatatatatatatatatatatatatatatatatatatatatataatgttaaaatgcatATTATATTTGCAGATTTTGAATTTGGTTATTTGTTGTGTGTGAtggaattttttaattaatcataactaacatttatttttccttGCAGGAATAACATATGTTTTTGAAACCTAAATGTACTCAAACTTTGGGCCTAAGTCAGTATGTGTCTGAATCATgtccaaaaattagaaaagGGGGAATTAAACTTTGGGACAGCTAGACAACCAAATAAAATAGCCCCATGATATTGAGTAACCAACAAACTAATAAACAGATGATTTGGGCAGATCTTGCTTTACCTAGTAACAGAAGGGTTTGACATATGAAGAACCAAACATATTGCAGAATGCTCCTATATAAACTGCTGTATTCTTCTTGCCGGTGGGATTCTCTGTGATTGATTCAAGGTCCTCTGGCCGTGAATAAAGCATATTCTACTTTGGAACTAATTACTTTGGAACTAATTACAAAGATTGAACTATAACCAAtcactgtttttaatatttttcagtgTGAAACATACACTTCAAACTTGACTGTACACTACACTTTTTCCACACTACAGTTTTCCAGAATTCTTCCAGAATTCCAGGTTTGTACTTGTATATGTACTTTTTGTAATGACCAAAACATATAGTATATTGCTGTGTGCTGCCAATATTtcagtgaaactaaacaaggtgttatatatttattcattcattcatttacttGCTTAGGACTGCAATCCTGAAGGAGCTGAGAGAGGAATTTCTGAGACCACTTTTTGTGACTTTTtgaaaactttcaaacttcTGTAACAAATTGAAGACAGTATGATTGATGACACTAATTCAAATCAAGAGACTACACCTAATGCACCTTGGCTTCATTTAACTCtgatatttttaaagggttagttcacctaaaaatgaaatttctgtcattaattactcaccctcatgtcgttacacacaccatttatcttcagaacacaaattaggttatttttgatgaaatccgtgagcTGTCTGACCTCAGATAGACTACAACACATCTACcgctttcaaggcccagaaaggttaaaatagtcaacgtgactacagtggttcaaccttaatgaaTAATGACTTTATACAAAATTTCTTCCCTTttatgtcagtctcctacgcagttgacgTTGTACACacataatatcttaatttgtggactgaagattaatgaaggtcttaggggtttggagcaacattagggtgagtaattaataaaaaaaaaaaaaaaaaatgggtgaactaaccctttaacagagaTGTTAGCCCTTGTGCTATTCCTTGTCCAGGTTTGTACATCTGAATGTCAAAATGCTGATATGTGACAGACAACAGAAAACCTGTTATATGTAAGGTAAAATATAATCCTTCAGattgcttttcttttttccctaAGTGTCCTGATTGGTTATTTGTTTGAACACATGTTTACAAGGAATGTAACCATTTACAGTTGTGTGTCAAGTTTCAGACAAGCAAAAGCACAAACTACCATACTATGCTAAGAGATCCCAATGTTACTTTGAATATGTGAAAATAATGCTTGATGTTGAAATTTGGTTCCTTGTTGATCTATGAACTTGTTGGCACACAGACTTAAAACTAAAAAGTCAAACAAGGAGCCATAACCATTGCGTTAGTATGGGAGAAGGCACAAACTGCTGAAAACAGCCTTAACTTGTCAAATACTACATTATGTTCTATTTATTGTCAGATTGGATGTTTCTTATTATTCCTGCAGCAATTGAGACAATAAATGTTTATGAATGTAACATGTTTTgaccatttatttaatataaataatgaaatgtaAGGTAGTTATATAAAGCAAGTAAGAATAAGTTATATTAAAGGTAcaatctgtaatatttttttccgctagaggtcgctagaagcctattcaaaacaaaggcgtagtttgatgacgccaagttttagagcggaaacttgggacatgtggcctccatctcaacggacggtgcaaaagaatagggattggagtcgggaagaactcatgttcatggatgcgattattaacgttactgtagtatgaagcagagcaggaccgagtgttgcgggagctgaacgaggagctggagcgattgcgcaacacacgcctcacgagcagcgggacttttattatgtcacagtcgccggcgccgcttccgcttttccggtcatgagtatgaggtttacgggagctgtccttgttgacagaaccagcggcagatggtaaacagtaattatgttccttaaataagtaacacaatccaccataaaatgtgcaagaagtaaataaggaacagcttgaagcaagctagtggtttgcttgacgctagacactacttccgcatttgtccacgacactgttgtcatgtggtttctacgtcagtaaaggcggtaacaaagggtaactgacgtcattgacaggcgactgcactgccccgtgtcactgtttagaatgggaattttctcatgatttacaagtagttgaaaacattagagatattgttagtcatcagctggacaaaatatataacactagcctagtgttttttggatattttactgcggaTATTTTACAGATTGTACCTTTAAAAGAGTAAGGTTTATGTATTACACAATCTTAAATTGCAGATTATCAGTTAACATAACCTTTATTTAATTGAATGTCAACTGAACATACTGGGGAAGCTTAAGTAGaagttaacatttttttacattggatttatgtgattaaattggatggaaattttatatgcaattgaattacaaaatattaaataatatcgaTTCAACATAAAATGTGGATTAGAGGGAAAAAAGTAGTTTGGTTATATAACAGAAATGAATTAAAGTCCTTACCTTGTCTAGCAGAAATACACAGCAAATCTCGAAAACTTACAGGGTCCAGTAAATTTATATACACTGTCTTAGAGAAATATCAGTAGATTCACCGTCACAGTTCTCCAAAGAGCTTTAgtcatgtctgtttttaaaatgaAGCAATGTGTTAGTCCTTGCCAAATTTTTGCTGAATGAGCCCCTCCCTCCATAGCTGTTTATACTGACCATCTCACTGTTCTGGGAATATGCGTTTTTTTGTTTCACACATTATTACTTTAAAGTGCTCCAATTATGTTTTAATTGTTGCTCATTTGTTTTGGAGGACTCATactaggtttacatgcatccaaagtaaaacaaaacaaacaaaaaacactttcactaATTGCATAATCATTGCACAGGACCTCATTTTTCAAAGAGTCTGAAATGATTCGTTTGAAGAGTCTGTCTGGATCTCTGCTCTGATTGTCTGTAGTGATTGGTCTACCCCTTACAGTATGCGTCGAAAACAAAATGCCCATTCAttgtgaagggaaaaaaaagtgcTGTCAAAACAGTAATGATGGCAATATACATTTTGAGTCTGATGATGAAACATTGGAAATTTAACCAGAATCTCCATCGCAAGGGCGACTTTAGCAGAACATTTATCAGTGCAAGTTTTTACTCATGTATGTATTTTGAACACttagcagtgttggggaaagttacttttaaaagtaatgcattacaatattgcgttactccctaaaaaagtaactaattgcgttacttcgttactttttatgaaaagtaatgcgttactttacttttgcgttactttttctcaccggggctgggcttgcttgtttgtttgtttttttaataacaacaaaaaagttctatttttggcaaaaaaggccctttcacaccaaaagtgaaatcaataagcctcaggctgaaggaaaagcatatttacatctgtacagtagagggcgcagctcaaacaaacctttcagatgtgctgccgttctggatttaagaagaataggatacaggagaaggaagttctagttcttatttctaaatcttaTCTAAAGTATttctgcttattagtatggttgaattagatatattgaaggtcagcagcaaagacattggttaataattgagattaaatacataaagtatatttgtgtaatttaatatagtgaattattacaggtttgcaaaaattctgagattgcatttcactgtttttattcattttgaggaatactgaataatttcgtgcaagtgagatgagtaactgcatgttcacattcacatagaactacaataaccatcatacttacacagcgcacacaatatctctgcactttatttctctcaacatggggacaacatgtcagtcaataaatgtgaaaaagtaacttgcgttacttatttgaaaaagtaacttagatattttgttgtaaattgaaaaagtaatgcgttactttactagttacttgaaaaagtaatctgattacgtaacttaagttacttgtaatgcgttacccccaacactgacaCTTAGTAGACAATAAATTCATCAGTAATTAATCACTTAGTTGTGAGTGGAGCCAGTTGGTTCAAATAAAGCGGGTACTGTCCCATCTTTAAAGGAGAAGTGTTTTGCAAATCTGATTGATTTCAGAAGCGGTCGTCTGTAAAATGACAAGAACACAACTAAAGGTTATTCTGCTGTGGTGTCACATGGGATTTAGGATAGAAAGAGAATTTTTCTCAATGCAGAAAACAGTGTCTTCTTGACTTGATGTCGACAACACAAaacaacagtgtttgagggtTAAACATTGTTCACTAGCGCTTAATAaatttgtggtaacactttagaatactgatccttcgttaatgaataactacacaggaacaactGAGTAACACactattaacactctagtaactactattaactaataataaactCTGATtgaattgattgattgaatcaATTGAATTCATTCTGATTGAATGAATTAATAAGTAATAGTgtca
This genomic interval carries:
- the LOC125261344 gene encoding uncharacterized protein LOC125261344, which produces MSLNCFQWAFKSSGNGKTTLEKGGKNPPDVTLDHVAKDLLLYFNEFEQIPETKTKIEKKYDVKNEHGHNCWPADDIKRAWGKTQRMDMKSSRRKHWACVILLQVLKQFICDECKQNAAQEESGVASENQSITSSTDEDPEVNSNDSETSDSESVNENEDDSVNNCEQQTLLEKFELCVIDVHDEENVSCENVLRSTNINLVHGKAPRVKENSEDRSFRSNDVLETGEAAEGDKRSKRKCLTDDVEKIAKPSPDIKRKRINSLANSKGQSGTDKKDKSTTCIFIPFTQMFDSYSISMSCDDDDSNYKLIDGLPSKIKKDTDERTEIDIRKRKSYVMSFDKKTNNALWVYEILNIHTLPFLKKQGFIKGDEPDYPVRSNTSVMNCEKGHLAAAANHKWCQEAYKDTFYLSNMTPQVKILNKGLWKMLEKECRNKRLKDSVRNVHVYSGPLFLTESSKYKVKFDKVVPTHYFKVIIVENEKGRVEEPECYLMPNDESEYQEESKDSKKQTNAKDKYAKKLKKLKGYQVPIQVIEEISGLRFTEKKTELTDCRKTGTWTGNKRKKTELTDCRNTGTWTGNQGKTTIVLDITISH